A single window of Lytechinus variegatus isolate NC3 chromosome 8, Lvar_3.0, whole genome shotgun sequence DNA harbors:
- the LOC121419994 gene encoding E3 SUMO-protein ligase ZBED1-like gives MSQYLGVTFHGITTKWELKTFTLENIECPPPHDSDSIMTALQDVMAEWRITPERLAAIVTDSAANMLKAVRELDWSHIPCFGHTLNLMVRAGLDCRQVHNTIARCAKIVEFVNKSSKAKYLLTEKQQQLDLPNHKLVQDVKTRWNSTHDMLTRILEQQQAICAMLLELKKQELMPTVDEFRTIEQLVELLEPVKDMTEFFSGATYATSTGVLPCIVKLETILDNKADDTRELLATKEAMRKKLNDCFERRYTMDTLDMCTLLDPRFKAMPFYNDAKRQQLHQKLKDQLMSLDVDGDRDNAPPADPVEVQPEKKARARSLFEGIYTQPQPQQDDALQPRENEIRDEMSRYLLEPSKSLETNVVSWWMLNEQRFPFLAKLARKYIAIPATSVPAERLFSTAGNIVTAKRACLLPQNVRYLTFLHDNLA, from the coding sequence ATGAGTCAGTACTTGGGGGTGACATTTCATGGGATCACGACTAAATGGGAGCTGAAAACGTTTACCCTTGAGAACATAGAATGTCCCCCTCCCCACGACTCCGACAGCATCATGACCGCCCTCCAAGATGTGATGGCTGAGTGGAGGATCACCCCTGAACGCCTTGCTGCTATTGTTACCGATAGTGCAGCAAATATGTTAAAGGCAGTCAGGGAACTCGACTGGAGTCACATTCCTTGCTTTGGCCACACGCTTAACCTGATGGTGAGGGCAGGGCTTGACTGCCGTCAGGTTCACAACACCATCGCTAGGTGCGCCAAGATTGTAGAATTCGTGAACAAAAGCTCTAAGGCAAAGTATCTCTTGACTGAAAAACAGCAACAGTTGGACTTGCCGAATCACAAACTCGTTCAGGATGTGAAAACTCGTTGGAACAGCACACACGACATGCTGACAAGAATCTTGGAACAGCAGCAAGCCATCTGTGCTATGCTCCTAGAGCTAAAGAAACAGGAACTTATGCCGACAGTGGACGAGTTTCGTACTATTGAGCAGCTTGTGGAACTGTTGGAACCAGTCAAGGATATGACTGAATTCTTCAGTGGTGCCACTTACGCCACAAGCACTGGAGTACTGCCCTGCATCGTCAAACTGGAGACGATTCTCGACAACAAGGCAGATGACACACGAGAGCTTCTTGCTACCAAAGAAGCCATGAGAAAAAAGCTAAATGATTGCTTCGAGCGGCGATACACCATGGATACCCTCGACATGTGCACGCTCTTGGACCCCAGATTCAAGGCGATGCCCTTCTACAACGATGCAAAGCGACAGCAGCTTCATCAGAAATTAAAAGATCAGCTGATGTCTCTCGACGTTGACGGCGATCGAGACAACGCACCCCCCGCAGATCCAGTAGAAGTACAACCGGAAAAGAAAGCGCGAGCGAGGAGCCTATTCGAAGGTATATACACGCAACCCCAGCCTCAACAAGATGATGCCTTGCAACCTCGAGAAAACGAGATAAGAGATGAGATGTCTCGTTATCTGTTGGAGCCGTCGAAGTCCTTAGAAACAAATGTAGTGTCATGGTGGATGCTTAATGAGCAAAGATTTCCCTTCCTAGCTAAGTTGGCACGCAAGTACATAGCTATTCCGGCAACAAGCGTACCTGCCGAACGCCTGTTCAGCACAGCAGGGAATATAGTAACTGCCAAGCGAGCATGTCTTCTTCCACAAAATGTGAGGTACCTAACTTTTCTCCATGACAATCTAGCGTGA